A single genomic interval of Plodia interpunctella isolate USDA-ARS_2022_Savannah chromosome 16, ilPloInte3.2, whole genome shotgun sequence harbors:
- the Atg10 gene encoding ubiquitin-like-conjugating enzyme ATG10 produces the protein MDLDVTLAPEEYLEAAIRFCNISDTLNDDWKIIIDEENPHKSYLIKNTFVTQDTNGPKLCKAELVIFYNLHYGVPAFSFNIWNSSGVLLTLDEIREMTFVKIKEKDFYTVITQQEHPLFSRPYFVMHPCHTAELIHMFKNSSNNIIVTFLGLITPLLNINLPMGYGVSDVKDIT, from the exons ATGGATTTGGACGTAACACTTGCTCCCGAGGAATATCTAGAAGCAGCAAttagattttgtaatatatcaGATACTCTGAATGATGATTGGAAAATAATCATAGATGAAGAAAACCCGCACAAATCATaccttattaaaaatactttcgtAACACAAGACACAAATGGGCCTAAATTGTGTAAAGCAGAGCTTGTCATATTCTATAACCTTCATTATGGGGTCCCTGCTTTTAGTTTCAATATTTGGAATTCATCGGGAGTGCTGTTGACTCTGGATGAAATTCGTGAGATGACTTTTGTCAA GATCAAGGAGAAAGATTTCTACACTGTGATAACTCAGCAGGAACACCCATTGTTTTCCCGGCCGTACTTCGTGATGCACCCATGTCACACCGCCGAACTGATtcatatgtttaaaaattcctctaacaatattattgtcaCTTTCCTTGGATTAATTACACCActgttgaatataaatttgccGATGGGTTATGGAGTCAGTGATGTTAAAGACATAACGTGA
- the SpdS gene encoding spermidine synthase: MNTLKTNWFSESCEMWPGATFSFEVKKVLHEEKSPYQQIHVFDTASLGRVLVLDGIIQCSQKDEFSYQEMIAFLPLCAHKNPEKVLIVGGGDGGVAREVAKHPKVKEIVQVEIDAKVIEVSKKYLPFMAVGFDSDKLTLHVGDGFEFLKNHAQEFDVIITDSSDPIGPAVHLFEENYFALMKKALRPGGIVCSQAGTIWNDIDIVTSTLRYCKNQFPIAAYAYASVPTYPSGQIGFVIGSLDETAKLDTPTLVFTREQEKAMNLRYYNSDTHKAAFVLPTFVKYMLA, translated from the exons ATGAACACATTGAAGACAAACTGGTTCTCTGAGTCATGTGAGATGTGGCCCGGAGCCACATTCTCATTTGAGGTGAAGAAGGTTCTTCATGAAGAGAAATCTCCATACCAGCAAATACATGTTTTTGACACTGCAAGCCTTGGGAGGGTACTTGTGTTGGATGGAATCATACAGTGCAGCCAGAAGGATGAATTTTCATATCAG gAAATGATAGCATTTTTGCCATTATGTGCACATAAAAACCCAGAGAAAGTGCTGATTGTGGGTGGAGGAGATGGAGGTGTTGCCAGGGAAGTGGCAAAGCACCCAAAGGTCAAAGAAATTGTACAG gtgGAGATCGACGCGAAAGTAATTGAGGTGTCCAAAAAGTACTTACCATTCATGGCAGTCGGTTTCGACAGTGATAAACTGACGTTACACGTCGGCGATGGATTCGAGTTCTTAAAAAACCATGCGCAAGAGTTTGACGTTATTATTACCGACAGCAGCGACCCCATTGGCCCAGCGGTGCACCTTTTTGAAGAAAACTATTTCGCTTTGATGAAGAAAGCTTTGAGGCCAGGCGGAATCGTATGCTCCCAAGCGGGGACTATATGGAACGATATTGATATAGTCACAAGCACGCTAAGGTATTGTAAGAATCAGTTTCCTATTGCAGCATATGCGTACGCGTCGGTCCCAACATACCCTTCTGGACAGATTGGCTTTGTGATAGGCTCTTTGGATGAAACAGCTAAATTGGACACACCAACTCTTGTGTTTACTCGGGAACAGGAAAAAGCTATGAACTTGAGGTATTATAACAGCGACACACACAAAGCTGCATTTGTATTACCCACCTTCGTTAAATATATGCTAGCTTAA
- the LOC128676424 gene encoding NF-kappa-B inhibitor cactus-like isoform X1, protein MSAKKGYDTKLPEDENTDSGFLSGEQLFSGELESGSNLDSDSKNLHSDTVDVNTDSGVVCISENLSLLDLDTPTEQPRREEPKNADIAILNVLFQQDEDGDSQLHIAAVHGCQKSVSTLINLCPDKSWLDMPNEYGHTPLHLAAMSGHEVITRMLVVAGASIAARDRRGQTPIHVATEMSQVECLKALLAPVKEHPTRKMSSILNQKNYNGQTCVHTAANTGHIKTLQTLVYYGADINMREGLAGSTALHIAARRGDVPLAQYLLAQCPGVERGARDWAGRSPRRLARRAGAARAFAALSSDSDSDSDDDDDAYDSDNESLFEKLRDNLNPINVA, encoded by the exons ATGAGTGCCAAGAAAGGATACGACACAAAACTTCCGGAGGATGAAAACACAGACTCTGGGTTCCTGTCCGGGGAACAGCTGTTTTCTGGCGAATTAGAAAGTGGATCAAATCTAGACAGTGATAGTAAAAATTTGCATAGTGACACCGTTGATGTGAATACAGATAGTGGTGTTGTGTGTATATCAGAAAATTTATCGTTACTGGATTTGGATACGCCTACAGAACAGCCACGGCGGGAAGAGCCAAAGAATGCAGATATAGCTATACtgaatgtgttattccaacAGGATGAGGATGGGGATTC ACAATTGCACATAGCAGCGGTCCACGGCTGTCAAAAATCAGTCAGCACACTCATCAACCTCTGCCCGGATAAATCATGGCTGGATATGCCGAATGAATATGGTCATACGCCCCTTCACCTTGCTGCTATGAGTGGTCATGAAGTAATAACAAGAATGTTGGTCGTAGCCGGGGCTTCAATAGCGGCCAGAGATAGAAGAGGACAAACGCCAATACACGTTGCCACAGAAATGAGCCAAGTGGAATGCCTGAAGGCACTTCTCGCTCCAGTAAAAGAACATCCCACGAGGAAGATGTCTTCGATACTAAATCAGAAGAATTATAATG GACAAACGTGCGTGCACACAGCGGCAAATACAGGTCATATCAAGACGTTACAGACGCTCGTCTATTACGGCGCTGATATAAACATGAGA GAGGGTTTAGCCGGTTCGACAGCGTTGCACAtcgcggcgcggcgcggcgaCGTGCCGCTGGCGCAGTACCTGCTGGCGCAGTGCCCGGGCGTGGAGCGCGGCGCGCGCGACTGGGCGGGCCGCTCGCCGCGTCGCCTCGCGCGCCGCGccggcgccgcgcgcgcctTCGCTGCCTTGTCCAGCGACAGCGACTCGGACTCCGACGACGATGATGAT gCATATGACAGCGACAATGAGAGCTTATTCGAGAAACTCCGCGACAATCTGAACCCAATCAACGTCGCTTGA
- the LOC128676424 gene encoding NF-kappa-B inhibitor cactus-like isoform X2 — MSAKKGYDTKLPEDENTDSGFLSGEQLFSGELESGSNLDSDSKNLHSDTVDVNTDSGVVCISENLSLLDLDTPTEQPRREEPKNADIAILNVLFQQDEDGDSQLHIAAVHGCQKSVSTLINLCPDKSWLDMPNEYGHTPLHLAAMSGHEVITRMLVVAGASIAARDRRGQTPIHVATEMSQVECLKALLAPVKEHPTRKMSSILNQKNYNGQTCVHTAANTGHIKTLQTLVYYGADINMREGLAGSTALHIAARRGDVPLAQYLLAQCPGVERGARDWAGRSPRRLARRAGAARAFAALSSDSDSDSDDDDDVSTT, encoded by the exons ATGAGTGCCAAGAAAGGATACGACACAAAACTTCCGGAGGATGAAAACACAGACTCTGGGTTCCTGTCCGGGGAACAGCTGTTTTCTGGCGAATTAGAAAGTGGATCAAATCTAGACAGTGATAGTAAAAATTTGCATAGTGACACCGTTGATGTGAATACAGATAGTGGTGTTGTGTGTATATCAGAAAATTTATCGTTACTGGATTTGGATACGCCTACAGAACAGCCACGGCGGGAAGAGCCAAAGAATGCAGATATAGCTATACtgaatgtgttattccaacAGGATGAGGATGGGGATTC ACAATTGCACATAGCAGCGGTCCACGGCTGTCAAAAATCAGTCAGCACACTCATCAACCTCTGCCCGGATAAATCATGGCTGGATATGCCGAATGAATATGGTCATACGCCCCTTCACCTTGCTGCTATGAGTGGTCATGAAGTAATAACAAGAATGTTGGTCGTAGCCGGGGCTTCAATAGCGGCCAGAGATAGAAGAGGACAAACGCCAATACACGTTGCCACAGAAATGAGCCAAGTGGAATGCCTGAAGGCACTTCTCGCTCCAGTAAAAGAACATCCCACGAGGAAGATGTCTTCGATACTAAATCAGAAGAATTATAATG GACAAACGTGCGTGCACACAGCGGCAAATACAGGTCATATCAAGACGTTACAGACGCTCGTCTATTACGGCGCTGATATAAACATGAGA GAGGGTTTAGCCGGTTCGACAGCGTTGCACAtcgcggcgcggcgcggcgaCGTGCCGCTGGCGCAGTACCTGCTGGCGCAGTGCCCGGGCGTGGAGCGCGGCGCGCGCGACTGGGCGGGCCGCTCGCCGCGTCGCCTCGCGCGCCGCGccggcgccgcgcgcgcctTCGCTGCCTTGTCCAGCGACAGCGACTCGGACTCCGACGACGATGATGATGTAAGCACAACTTGA